In the genome of Longimicrobium sp., one region contains:
- a CDS encoding amino acid permease — MVPDRLPRSLGVWSAAAVLVGSTIGSGIFRVMGGDNGVADRVGTVGAIGLIWLVGALVALVGALTIAELAAMFPRSGGIYVFLREAYGPLPAFLFGWTELLVIRPSALGAIAVIFAEYANRLLGFGQPGVRWVAAGTLALLAAANLRSVTWGAVVQNLSTAAKVAGIVGLAVLGFLLGDGSAGALAAGPMDLAPLSWVGFGLALVSVMWAYDGWADLTFVAGEVKDPGRTMPRAIIGGVLAIVAIYLAVNLAYLFLLTIPEMTRSPLVASDAAQKIFGVAGASVVAAVVMVSTFGATNGSMMTGPRIFYAMAEDGNFFRPIAAVHPRWKTPYAAILLAAALGIGYVLVRNFQQLADAFILGIWPFYALAVGAVYILRRSRPDAPRPYRTWGYPVVPAVFLVASVAMLLNSAVNSARDTLIGFGVILAGIPAYYLWRAVSGRPGEPLRDR; from the coding sequence GTGGTCCCCGACCGGCTGCCGCGCAGCCTGGGCGTGTGGAGCGCCGCGGCGGTCCTGGTGGGGTCGACCATCGGCAGCGGGATCTTCCGCGTGATGGGGGGCGACAACGGCGTGGCCGACCGCGTGGGGACGGTGGGCGCCATCGGGCTCATCTGGCTGGTGGGCGCGCTGGTGGCGCTGGTGGGCGCGCTCACCATCGCCGAGCTGGCGGCCATGTTCCCGCGCTCGGGCGGCATCTACGTGTTCCTGCGCGAGGCGTACGGGCCGCTCCCCGCCTTCCTCTTCGGCTGGACGGAGCTGCTGGTGATCCGCCCCTCGGCGCTGGGGGCCATCGCCGTGATCTTCGCCGAGTACGCCAACCGGCTCCTCGGCTTCGGGCAGCCGGGGGTGCGCTGGGTGGCGGCCGGGACGCTGGCGCTGCTGGCGGCGGCCAACCTGCGCTCGGTCACCTGGGGCGCGGTGGTGCAGAACCTCTCCACCGCGGCCAAGGTGGCGGGGATCGTGGGGCTCGCCGTGCTGGGCTTCCTCCTGGGCGACGGCTCCGCGGGCGCGCTGGCCGCGGGGCCGATGGACCTGGCGCCGCTCTCCTGGGTGGGCTTCGGCCTGGCGCTGGTGTCGGTGATGTGGGCGTACGACGGGTGGGCCGACCTCACCTTCGTGGCCGGCGAGGTGAAGGACCCCGGGCGCACCATGCCGCGCGCCATCATCGGCGGCGTGCTGGCGATCGTGGCGATCTACCTGGCGGTGAACCTGGCGTACCTCTTCCTCCTCACCATCCCCGAGATGACCAGGTCGCCGCTGGTGGCCTCCGACGCGGCGCAGAAGATCTTCGGGGTGGCGGGCGCGTCGGTGGTGGCCGCGGTGGTGATGGTCTCCACCTTCGGCGCCACCAACGGCTCGATGATGACGGGGCCGCGCATCTTCTACGCGATGGCCGAGGACGGCAACTTCTTCCGCCCGATCGCCGCGGTGCACCCGCGCTGGAAGACGCCGTACGCGGCCATCCTGCTGGCGGCGGCGCTGGGGATCGGCTACGTGCTGGTGCGCAACTTCCAGCAGCTGGCCGACGCGTTCATCCTGGGGATCTGGCCGTTCTACGCGCTGGCCGTGGGCGCCGTCTACATCCTGCGCCGGAGCCGCCCCGACGCTCCCCGCCCGTACCGCACCTGGGGCTACCCCGTGGTCCCCGCCGTCTTCCTGGTCGCCTCGGTGGCGATGCTGCTCAACTCGGCGGTCAACAGCGCGCGCGACACGCTGATCGGCTTCGGGGTGATCCTGGCCGGCATCCCCGCCTACTACCTCTGGCGCGCGGTGAGCGGGAGACCCGGGGAACCGCTTCGGGATCGGTAG
- a CDS encoding S9 family peptidase, with product MLLDTRPAAAGLVLALALAAAPAAGQQQLTPERIFSGEFRLQSLPEAHWMNDGQRFTFIDPQGNLVAEDAASGRRTVLVEGSRLVPPGATKPIEIEAYEWSADERRLLIYTESQPVWRQNTKGKYYVYDLAGGRLTPASTRPGWQQFAKLSPDATKVGFVRDNDLWVVDLASGRETRLTSDGSETVINGTFDWVYEEELGLQDGWRWSPDGQRIAFWRIDQSPVRSFTWLNDTDSAYSRAIELRYPKAGAANPKARIGVVGAGGGQPRWIDTGADTLYLARMEWAESPTELMIQRLNRHQDRLDVLLADAATGAVRTLFTDTDPAWVDVDDDLQFIEDGRRFLWSSERDGFNHLYLYNRDGTVARQLTRGQWDVMEVFGVDERGGWVYFTSSEEGPEERQLYRVRLDGTGKERITREPGTHSITLNTRAPYYLDSYSRAGVPPVIRLHRADGTPVRTLVENAGVKEKLGQLGLNAPEFFQFRTSDGVQLNGWMIKPPGFDPAKKYPVLQYVYGGPGSQTVLDSWGGSRYLFHQMLAQRGYVVVSVDNRGTGGRGREFKKLTYLNLGEREAKDQIEAARWLAAQPFVDPSRLGIWGWSYGGYMTALTMMTEGSPFKAGISVAPVADWRLYDSIYTERFMRTPQENPGGYDRSSPVRMARNLRGELLVVHGTGDDNVHFQNSVQLANALQDAGKQFSFMLYPDRNHGIAGGRSVHLYTLMTNWITKNL from the coding sequence ATGCTCCTCGACACCCGTCCGGCCGCCGCCGGGCTCGTGCTCGCGCTCGCGCTGGCGGCCGCCCCCGCGGCCGGCCAGCAGCAGCTCACGCCCGAGCGCATCTTCTCCGGCGAGTTCCGCCTCCAGTCGCTCCCCGAGGCGCACTGGATGAACGACGGCCAGCGCTTCACCTTCATCGACCCGCAGGGCAACCTGGTGGCCGAGGACGCCGCCAGCGGACGGCGCACCGTGCTGGTCGAGGGCTCGCGCCTGGTCCCCCCCGGCGCCACGAAGCCGATCGAGATCGAGGCGTACGAGTGGTCGGCCGACGAGCGCAGGCTCCTGATCTACACCGAGAGCCAGCCCGTCTGGCGGCAGAACACCAAGGGGAAGTACTACGTCTACGACCTGGCCGGCGGGCGGCTCACCCCCGCCTCCACCCGCCCCGGCTGGCAGCAGTTCGCCAAGCTCTCGCCCGACGCGACGAAGGTCGGCTTCGTGCGCGACAACGACCTCTGGGTCGTCGACCTGGCCAGCGGGCGCGAGACGCGGCTCACCAGCGACGGGAGCGAGACGGTCATCAACGGCACCTTCGACTGGGTCTACGAGGAGGAGCTGGGGCTGCAGGACGGCTGGCGCTGGAGCCCCGACGGGCAGCGCATCGCCTTCTGGCGCATCGACCAGTCGCCCGTGCGGAGCTTCACCTGGCTGAACGACACCGACTCGGCGTACTCGCGCGCGATCGAGCTGCGCTACCCCAAGGCGGGCGCGGCCAACCCGAAGGCGCGCATCGGCGTGGTCGGCGCCGGCGGCGGGCAGCCGCGCTGGATCGACACCGGAGCCGACACGCTGTACCTGGCGCGGATGGAGTGGGCCGAGTCGCCCACGGAGCTGATGATCCAGCGGCTGAACCGCCACCAGGACCGGCTGGACGTGCTGCTGGCCGACGCGGCGACCGGCGCCGTCCGCACGCTCTTCACCGACACCGACCCGGCCTGGGTGGACGTCGACGACGACCTGCAGTTCATCGAGGACGGCCGCCGCTTCCTCTGGTCCAGCGAGCGCGACGGGTTCAACCACCTCTACCTGTACAACCGCGACGGCACGGTGGCGCGCCAGCTCACCCGCGGCCAGTGGGACGTGATGGAGGTGTTCGGGGTGGACGAGCGGGGCGGCTGGGTCTACTTCACCTCCAGCGAGGAGGGGCCCGAGGAGCGCCAGCTCTACCGCGTGCGGCTGGACGGCACCGGCAAGGAGCGCATCACCCGCGAGCCGGGGACGCACTCGATCACGCTCAACACCCGCGCGCCGTACTACCTGGACTCGTACTCGCGCGCCGGGGTGCCGCCGGTGATCCGCCTGCACCGCGCGGACGGCACGCCGGTGCGCACGCTGGTGGAGAACGCGGGGGTGAAGGAGAAGCTCGGCCAGCTGGGGCTCAATGCCCCCGAGTTCTTCCAGTTCAGGACGAGCGACGGGGTACAGCTGAACGGCTGGATGATCAAGCCGCCCGGGTTCGACCCGGCGAAGAAGTACCCGGTGCTCCAGTACGTGTACGGCGGCCCCGGCTCGCAGACGGTGCTCGACTCCTGGGGCGGGAGCCGCTACCTGTTCCACCAGATGCTGGCGCAGCGCGGCTACGTGGTGGTGAGCGTGGACAACCGCGGCACCGGCGGGCGCGGGCGCGAGTTCAAGAAGCTCACCTACCTGAACCTGGGCGAGCGCGAGGCGAAGGACCAGATCGAGGCGGCGCGCTGGCTGGCCGCGCAGCCGTTCGTCGACCCTTCGCGGCTGGGGATCTGGGGGTGGAGCTACGGCGGCTACATGACGGCGCTCACCATGATGACCGAGGGGAGCCCGTTCAAGGCGGGGATCTCGGTGGCGCCGGTGGCCGACTGGCGGCTCTACGACAGCATCTACACCGAGCGCTTCATGCGCACGCCGCAGGAGAACCCGGGAGGGTACGACCGCAGCAGCCCGGTGCGCATGGCCCGCAACCTCAGGGGCGAGCTGCTGGTGGTCCACGGCACGGGCGACGACAACGTTCACTTCCAGAACAGCGTGCAGCTGGCCAACGCGCTGCAGGACGCGGGGAAGCAGTTCAGCTTCATGCTCTACCCCGACCGCAACCACGGCATCGCCGGCGGCCGCAGCGTGCACCTCTACACGCTGATGACCAACTGGATCACGAAGA